The following coding sequences lie in one Mycoplasma crocodyli MP145 genomic window:
- a CDS encoding Cof-type HAD-IIB family hydrolase, which translates to MKKWAIFSDVDGTIYGFPDKKLLPEVKSKISELKVKNIPFVINTGNAPFKKIQKLADELHSRYIVCASGAVIYDNLTKEYLHIEYIDKKIAQRVFDVANKHSFALYYFGINQYYMHNHSKEMYDFLSNFCEYNEWILDGKINEDIHKIEFYGTFDEVKKAYEELLKEGLDKVLNIMYMGSHIEIVKHGVDKGTGMKWLCDNIFDIKLEDVMSIGDSANDIGMFDLSGYSYAMDNSDKNTKSKAKYHAPDVHQAGIAYAIDDYLYRSDYELKKEISQKKK; encoded by the coding sequence ATGAAAAAATGAGCAATATTTAGTGATGTTGACGGAACGATTTATGGATTCCCGGACAAAAAATTACTTCCAGAAGTAAAAAGTAAAATTTCAGAACTTAAGGTAAAAAACATTCCTTTTGTAATTAATACAGGTAATGCACCTTTTAAAAAAATTCAAAAACTAGCTGATGAATTACATAGTAGATATATAGTCTGTGCCTCAGGAGCGGTTATTTATGATAATTTAACCAAAGAGTATTTACATATTGAATATATTGATAAAAAAATAGCACAAAGAGTTTTTGATGTTGCAAACAAGCATTCTTTTGCACTTTATTATTTTGGAATTAATCAGTATTATATGCATAATCACTCTAAAGAGATGTATGACTTCTTAAGTAATTTTTGTGAATATAATGAATGAATTTTAGACGGTAAAATTAATGAAGATATCCATAAAATAGAGTTTTATGGAACTTTTGATGAGGTAAAAAAAGCTTATGAAGAGTTACTTAAAGAAGGTCTAGATAAAGTCTTAAATATTATGTATATGGGTTCTCATATCGAGATTGTTAAACATGGTGTAGATAAAGGTACAGGTATGAAATGACTTTGTGATAATATCTTTGATATTAAACTTGAAGATGTTATGTCGATAGGTGATAGTGCAAATGATATAGGAATGTTTGATTTATCGGGTTATTCATATGCTATGGATAATTCAGATAAAAATACAAAATCTAAAGCAAAATATCACGCACCCGATGTACATCAAGCAGGAATTGCATATGCGATTGATGATTATTTATATAGAAGCGATTACGAACTTAAAAAAGAAATTAGCCAAAAGAAAAAGTAA
- a CDS encoding ATP-binding cassette domain-containing protein, translating to MKNNDEIHRVIYDTSFKNTLKNIFHNPILGFLTIFLKLFVVVLILVETYFLNPLIENIINKNNDEIIKYLIILSAIFAANVVCSISAKFLSLKLELTLKNHLQFKLAEKLSLNNLESWNSISNETKISVYSNIINNIVIEYHLKIIDFIKSIAILIGAILTLGIILPIGLTYVIPIALIAIGLQFLAIPLMNKIGELSNNGNNKFYNSTLKSRENFLLLKRNGFETTYKNIFKKEQEEIQKINKKESKLISLVIFFAVGTANVGLSISVGLTFMLVVYFSYAQIAVIMSLISLMFMIFQNVIGFLEMLGSIIMSKSSFDEINTKLKYKNINYDNNLMFNKEIKIVNESLDEKPYITINKGNKVLVTGDNGSGKSTLAKFLSGNLKIDNIIIKIDNESIVNNDYYSLINNSYLVSNVHYFEKETILENLIFASEKKSSSIKKAYELVDLFNLSHLNLSSKYEEYINLLSEGEKQRIQIIRALLSNKEVIILDESLSNIDKLNRQIVLDYVLNTDRTIIIISHGLNPNSLLDKVVDVKKIHLLDNLKNKEVANEAI from the coding sequence ATGAAAAATAATGATGAAATACATAGAGTTATTTACGATACTTCTTTTAAAAACACTTTAAAAAATATTTTTCATAATCCTATTTTGGGATTCTTAACAATATTTTTAAAGTTATTTGTAGTTGTATTAATTCTTGTTGAAACATACTTTTTAAATCCATTAATTGAAAATATTATTAACAAAAATAATGATGAAATTATAAAATATTTAATCATTTTGTCGGCAATTTTTGCTGCAAATGTTGTTTGTTCAATATCAGCAAAATTTTTAAGTTTAAAACTTGAACTAACATTAAAGAATCATTTGCAATTTAAGTTAGCAGAAAAACTTAGTTTAAATAATTTAGAATCTTGAAATTCAATAAGCAACGAAACTAAAATATCGGTATATAGCAATATAATAAATAACATAGTCATTGAATACCATTTAAAAATTATTGATTTCATTAAATCAATTGCAATACTGATTGGTGCAATATTAACTCTTGGAATTATTCTACCAATTGGGTTAACTTATGTTATACCAATCGCTTTAATTGCTATTGGACTTCAGTTTTTAGCAATACCATTAATGAATAAAATAGGTGAATTAAGCAATAATGGAAATAATAAATTTTATAATTCAACATTGAAATCTAGAGAAAATTTCTTACTTCTAAAAAGAAATGGTTTTGAAACAACATACAAAAACATTTTCAAAAAAGAGCAAGAAGAAATTCAAAAAATCAACAAAAAAGAATCGAAACTTATTTCACTTGTAATATTTTTTGCAGTTGGAACAGCAAATGTTGGTTTATCAATTTCTGTTGGGTTAACCTTTATGCTGGTTGTATACTTTTCATATGCACAAATAGCTGTTATTATGTCTTTAATCTCATTGATGTTTATGATATTTCAAAATGTTATAGGTTTTTTAGAAATGCTTGGTTCAATCATAATGTCTAAAAGTTCTTTTGATGAAATTAATACGAAATTGAAATACAAAAATATAAATTATGATAATAATTTAATGTTTAATAAGGAAATAAAAATTGTTAACGAATCATTGGATGAGAAGCCATATATTACTATAAACAAAGGAAATAAGGTTCTTGTTACTGGTGATAATGGAAGTGGTAAATCAACATTGGCTAAATTTTTAAGTGGAAACCTAAAAATTGATAATATAATCATTAAAATAGATAATGAATCAATTGTAAATAATGATTATTATTCATTAATCAACAATTCTTATTTAGTTTCTAACGTTCATTATTTTGAAAAAGAAACCATTTTAGAAAACTTAATTTTTGCTTCTGAAAAGAAAAGTAGTAGCATAAAAAAAGCTTATGAACTTGTTGATTTATTCAATCTTTCTCATCTTAATTTAAGTAGCAAATATGAAGAATATATCAATTTATTATCAGAGGGGGAAAAGCAAAGAATTCAAATAATAAGAGCTCTTCTAAGCAATAAAGAGGTAATTATACTTGATGAATCATTGTCAAATATTGACAAATTAAATAGACAAATAGTTTTAGATTATGTTCTAAATACAGATAGGACAATAATCATCATATCACACGGTTTAAATCCAAACAGTCTTTTAGACAAAGTTGTTGATGTTAAAAAAATACACTTGTTAGATAATTTAAAAAATAAGGAGGTAGCAAATGAAGCAATTTAA
- a CDS encoding ATP-binding cassette domain-containing protein, giving the protein MKQFKSLYDLKTKFVLFLSFLLACLITTIRSLSSFITFFILNTLINKTTIIGLSSDFELIMWILIYVSFLIIDALSVVLLNFIIRIFIVKFTYKFQMLSYDKYYSSNIATLKTIDNNSVLNSISNDYSQYINNYLTFVLNVIPSIIALVCVIALMAYINWVILLAYLALSLFIMIYNIFSKLYANKLDIEKSIVNEKYLSDLNFKINNFDLYLNSGFRLPFISSIAEIFGYRNRVYKNIEIKKYALDIPITIINISSLLIIFGVSFTLQQYGLITIPAIIIAINNFSSFHNNFDSITSIVSVKNSLNLFRKKIDDFYLTFENNKDVIYKSNLEVISFEKVYLNIDNKNILNDINLTIEKGDKLLIKGKSGCGKSTLITLLFNEIETTSGSIKYNNKTIQKNINLSSQIAYANNNNFIVSGSLRDNIFLGRNPDETTYNDLVEKLEINYIKDETYDISTLNLSEGQKQKIVIARTLAQDKNFYVFDEAISNLDAKSKELLNKYFLQTNKTIIFISHISLNDKLFNKIYSFDVSENKWILE; this is encoded by the coding sequence ATGAAGCAATTTAAATCACTTTATGATTTGAAAACTAAATTTGTTCTTTTTTTATCGTTCTTATTAGCATGTTTAATTACAACGATAAGATCGTTAAGCTCATTCATAACTTTCTTTATATTAAATACACTAATCAATAAAACAACCATTATTGGTTTATCATCAGATTTTGAACTTATAATGTGAATTTTAATTTATGTATCTTTTTTAATAATAGATGCCCTGTCAGTTGTTTTACTTAATTTCATAATAAGAATATTTATAGTTAAATTTACATACAAATTCCAAATGCTGTCTTATGATAAATACTACAGTTCTAATATAGCTACATTAAAAACAATCGATAATAACTCAGTTTTAAACTCAATTTCAAATGATTATAGTCAATACATAAATAATTATTTAACATTTGTCTTAAATGTTATACCTAGCATAATAGCACTAGTTTGTGTTATTGCTTTAATGGCTTATATAAATTGAGTAATTCTTTTAGCATATCTTGCATTATCCTTATTTATAATGATTTATAATATTTTTTCAAAGTTATATGCTAATAAATTAGATATTGAAAAATCAATTGTTAATGAAAAATATCTAAGTGATTTAAATTTTAAAATAAATAACTTTGATTTATATTTAAATAGTGGTTTTAGACTACCTTTTATAAGTTCAATAGCAGAAATTTTTGGATACAGAAATAGAGTTTATAAAAATATTGAGATAAAAAAATATGCTCTAGATATTCCTATAACAATTATAAATATCTCGAGTTTATTGATTATCTTTGGTGTGTCTTTTACACTTCAACAATACGGATTAATAACAATTCCAGCAATAATAATTGCAATCAATAATTTCTCAAGTTTCCATAATAATTTTGATAGTATAACATCAATAGTATCAGTTAAAAACAGTTTGAATTTATTTAGAAAAAAGATTGATGATTTTTACTTAACTTTTGAAAATAATAAGGATGTTATTTATAAGAGTAATTTAGAAGTTATTTCATTTGAAAAAGTATATTTAAATATCGATAATAAAAACATATTGAATGATATTAATCTTACTATAGAAAAGGGTGATAAGTTATTAATCAAAGGAAAAAGCGGGTGCGGTAAAAGCACGTTAATTACACTTTTATTTAACGAAATCGAAACTACATCCGGATCAATAAAATACAACAATAAAACTATTCAAAAAAATATTAATTTATCTAGCCAAATTGCATATGCTAATAACAATAATTTTATAGTTTCTGGAAGCTTAAGAGATAATATATTTTTAGGTAGAAATCCAGATGAAACTACTTACAACGATCTTGTTGAAAAATTAGAAATAAACTATATAAAAGATGAAACTTATGATATTAGCACTCTTAATCTATCAGAAGGTCAAAAACAAAAAATTGTTATAGCTAGAACATTGGCACAAGACAAAAACTTTTATGTTTTTGATGAGGCCATTTCAAACCTTGATGCCAAATCAAAAGAGTTGTTAAATAAATATTTTTTACAAACAAATAAAACAATAATCTTCATATCTCACATATCACTAAATGACAAATTATTTAACAAAATTTATTCTTTTGACGTTTCCGAAAATAAATGAATACTTGAATAA
- the rbfA gene encoding 30S ribosome-binding factor RbfA, which yields MNNINLNRKESQIQQLLASIISNDIKNVNVIDPVLMDVKLSADLSHCKVYVNFTSHKEKGLEALNNSAGYIRTLLAKSLNWRKVPQIHFHQDTVSEYGSKIDAILAQIKSEN from the coding sequence ATGAATAACATAAATTTAAATCGTAAAGAAAGTCAAATCCAACAATTACTTGCGAGCATCATAAGTAATGATATAAAAAACGTGAATGTTATTGATCCAGTTTTAATGGATGTAAAGTTAAGTGCTGACTTATCACATTGTAAAGTTTATGTAAATTTTACATCTCATAAAGAAAAAGGTCTTGAAGCTCTAAATAATAGTGCTGGATATATAAGAACGCTTTTAGCTAAATCGTTGAATTGAAGAAAAGTTCCTCAAATCCATTTTCATCAAGACACAGTTAGTGAATATGGTTCAAAAATTGATGCTATTTTAGCTCAAATAAAAAGCGAAAATTAA
- a CDS encoding phosphopentomutase: MAKFKRIIMIVTDGLGIGADKDQKRFNDAGANTIKSASMAEEFKIDNWKKLGIGNITELNGNYHVKKTLAYMAKVQEVSNAKDTLAGHWEMMGIKTLIPFPTFYENGFPQDLIDELSKAFDGRKIIGNKSASGTEIIDEFAQQEKETGAIIVYTSMDSVLQICAHEEWTGLDNLYRYAKEARRICSSKPEWNVGRIIARPYVGENGKYTRTFNRHDYANKPQELILNRLQAKGIETISVGKINDIFVGQGITTHYPSGSDDKGMDITIELASKDTENQFIFTNLVQFDSHYGHRRDVHGYAQNIANLDIKLGKLMNVLKEDDLLIMTSDHGNDPLYPGFNHTREFLPATIYSKSFKEPKVLENFNGLGTLGNIVARNFGAEIIKETGDDVFDKLV, encoded by the coding sequence ATGGCTAAATTTAAAAGAATAATTATGATTGTTACAGATGGTTTAGGAATTGGTGCTGATAAAGATCAAAAACGTTTCAACGATGCTGGAGCTAACACAATTAAATCTGCTTCAATGGCTGAAGAATTTAAAATAGATAATTGAAAAAAATTAGGAATTGGAAACATTACTGAACTTAACGGTAATTACCATGTTAAAAAAACATTAGCATACATGGCAAAGGTTCAAGAGGTTTCAAATGCCAAAGATACTCTAGCAGGTCACTGAGAAATGATGGGTATTAAAACTTTAATTCCATTTCCTACATTTTATGAAAACGGATTTCCTCAAGACTTAATTGATGAATTATCAAAAGCTTTTGATGGAAGAAAAATTATAGGAAATAAATCTGCTTCAGGTACTGAAATCATTGATGAGTTTGCTCAACAAGAAAAAGAAACAGGTGCAATAATTGTATATACATCAATGGACTCAGTTTTACAAATTTGTGCTCATGAGGAATGAACAGGATTAGATAACTTGTACCGTTATGCAAAAGAAGCAAGAAGAATTTGTTCATCAAAACCAGAATGAAATGTTGGGCGTATTATTGCAAGACCATACGTTGGTGAAAATGGTAAATATACAAGAACATTTAATAGACATGACTATGCAAATAAACCACAGGAATTAATCCTAAATAGACTACAAGCAAAGGGAATTGAAACAATTTCGGTTGGAAAAATTAATGATATTTTTGTAGGTCAAGGAATTACTACACATTATCCAAGTGGTTCAGATGATAAAGGTATGGATATTACTATTGAATTAGCAAGTAAAGATACAGAAAATCAATTTATTTTTACAAACCTTGTTCAATTTGATTCGCATTATGGACATAGAAGAGATGTTCACGGATATGCTCAAAACATTGCTAACTTAGATATTAAACTTGGTAAATTAATGAATGTGTTAAAAGAAGATGATTTATTAATTATGACTAGTGATCATGGAAATGATCCACTTTATCCAGGATTTAATCACACTAGAGAATTTTTACCGGCTACAATTTATTCTAAATCATTTAAAGAACCAAAAGTACTTGAAAATTTCAATGGTTTAGGAACATTAGGAAACATTGTTGCCAGAAATTTTGGAGCAGAAATAATTAAAGAAACAGGTGATGACGTTTTTGATAAATTAGTTTAG